One part of the Epinephelus fuscoguttatus linkage group LG12, E.fuscoguttatus.final_Chr_v1 genome encodes these proteins:
- the eral1 gene encoding GTPase Era, mitochondrial: MALRVCGRFLRDSAVLSRQVVVSARQESASWLLTAGNAACSRGGRNGFIFTPACFITSEAFLNRLMKGKVAAEADGSFYHPPASVPTDSGEHLSLLLRDPDQPDNSKVLKVAIIGAPNAGKSTLSNQLLGRKVFAVSKKVHTTRSRALGVLTEDDTQIILLDTPGLTTASKVKRHHLEKTLLVDPWNTVKEADLMVVLVDVADRWTCSRLDFEVLKCLAMHPDIPAVLVLNKVDLVKAKDRLLDITGQLTCGVVNGRRMRVRPVIKPPWAEKMPERDSDLSLNDEEENAGLEGSAEQNSVLSKEQLKALKSQRGWPHFKDVFMLCSVDSEDVETLKSYFLVAAKPGSWQYHSEVLTDQSPEDVCCNIIREKLLEYLPQEVPYSVTQSVELWQDGEDGELNISVKLNAKKDTHMSMVIGTAGQMVARIAREAGEDLSSIFLREVKLKLSVKLRK; the protein is encoded by the exons ATGGCGCTCAGAGTGTGTGGTCGGTTCCTCAGAGACTCCGCCGTCCTCTCCAGACAGGTCGTCGTGTCCGCTCGACAGGAAAGTGCGTCATGGCTCCTCACAGCGG GAAACGCTGCCTGCAGCCGAGGAGGGAGGAACGGATTTATCTTCACTCCTGCGTGTTTTATTACATCAGAGGCATTTCTCAACAGACTGATGAAAGGCAAAGTAGCAGCAGAGGCAGACGGCAGCTTTTATCACCCTCCAGCCTCAGTTCCAACGGACAGTG gtgaaCACTTGTCATTGTTGCTAAGAGATCCAGATCAGCCGGACAACTCAAAGGTTTTGAAAGTGGCCATAATAGGAGCCCCAAATGCGGGGAAGTCCACACTGTCCAATCAGCTCCTCGGCAGAAAG GTGTTTGCTGTGTCCAAGAAAGTGCACACTACACGGTCGCGTGCCCTTGGAGTCCTGACAGAGGATGACACACAGATT ATTTTACTGGACACACCTGGTCTCACCACTGCATCAAAGGTCAAAAG ACACCACCTGGAGAAGACTTTACTCGTGGATCCCTGGAACACAGTCAAAGAAGCTGACCTAA TGGTCGTCTTGGTGGATGTGGCAGACCGATGGACGTGCAGCAGGCTTGACTTTGAGGTGCTCAAATGCCTCGCCATGCACCCTGACATCCCTGCAGTCCTGGTCCTCAATAAG GTGGACCTGGTTAAAGCTAAGGACAGACTGCTGGACATCACAGGACAGTTGACCTGTGGAGTGGTGAATGGACGCAGAATGCGAGTCCGGCCGGTGATCAAGCCTCCATGGGCTGAAAAGATGCCAGAGAGGGATTCAGACTTATCGCTTAACGACGAGGAGGAGAATGCGGGGCTCGAGGGCAGCGCTGAGCAGAACTCTGTGCTGAGCAAAGAGCAGCTGAAGGCGCTCAAGAGCCAGCGGGGCTGGCCTCACTTCAAGGATGTCTTTATGCTCTGCTCTGTGGACAGTGAGGATGTGGAGACGCTGAAG AGCTACTTTCTGGTTGCGGCGAAGCCAGGATCGTGGCAGTACCACAGTGAGGTCCTGACCGACCAGAGTCCAGAGGACGTCTGCTGCAACATCATCAGAGAGAAGCTTCTGGAGTATCTGCCCCAGGAAGTGCCTTATTCAGTGACACAG TCGGTTGAACTCTGGCAAGATGGAGAAGATGGTGAGCTGAATATTTCTGTGAAACTTAATGCCAAGAAAGACACTCACATG AGCATGGTGATCGGCACAGCCGGCCAGATGGTAGCGCGGATCGCCCGAGAGGCGGGTGAGGACCTGAGCAGCATCTTTCTGAGGGAAGTAAAGCTGAAGCTCTCAGTCAAGCTGAGGAAGTGA